The following proteins are encoded in a genomic region of Burkholderia pyrrocinia:
- a CDS encoding OmpW/AlkL family protein, whose protein sequence is MKKTLLCAAAGVAALAPLAAHAQSAGSNVVTLGWFHVMPQQSSTPMTTNVAPTPINTPLRLPPSFTSPGTGLRTNGADTVGLTISHFLTDHIAVTSVAGVPPVFKVSGQGTIKPPGPAGALGTQNIGLASVNPIVKSVRQWSPAVLLQYYFGQATAKFRPFVGLGVSYNWFSDLQLNTNFIKQTQENLGAILAAGAGKPGTTSVEAKASSSWQPVFNAGLQYNMTEHFGLIASVTYIPLKTTSTVTIKAADGSVLAESKSDLKADPLISYVGMTYKF, encoded by the coding sequence ATGAAGAAAACACTTCTCTGCGCGGCGGCGGGCGTCGCCGCCCTGGCGCCGCTCGCGGCGCACGCGCAGAGCGCCGGCAGCAACGTCGTCACGCTGGGCTGGTTCCACGTGATGCCGCAGCAGAGCAGCACGCCAATGACGACCAACGTCGCGCCGACGCCGATCAACACGCCGCTGCGGCTGCCGCCGTCGTTCACGTCGCCGGGCACCGGGCTGCGCACGAACGGCGCCGACACCGTCGGCCTGACCATCAGCCACTTCCTGACCGACCACATCGCGGTCACGTCGGTGGCGGGCGTGCCGCCGGTGTTCAAGGTGTCGGGCCAGGGCACGATCAAGCCGCCCGGCCCTGCCGGCGCGCTCGGCACGCAAAACATCGGGCTGGCGTCGGTCAACCCGATCGTGAAGAGCGTGCGGCAGTGGAGCCCGGCCGTGCTGCTGCAGTACTACTTCGGGCAGGCGACCGCGAAGTTCCGGCCGTTCGTCGGCCTCGGCGTGTCGTACAACTGGTTCAGCGACCTGCAGCTCAACACGAACTTCATCAAGCAGACGCAGGAAAACCTCGGCGCGATTCTCGCGGCGGGCGCGGGCAAGCCGGGTACGACATCGGTGGAGGCGAAGGCGTCGTCGTCATGGCAGCCGGTGTTCAACGCGGGCCTGCAGTACAACATGACCGAGCATTTCGGGCTGATCGCGTCGGTGACGTACATCCCGCTGAAGACGACGTCGACGGTGACGATCAAGGCGGCCGACGGCTCGGTGCTCGCCGAGTCGAAATCGGACCTGAAGGCCGACCCGCTCATCAGCTACGTCGGGATGACGTACAAGTTCTGA
- a CDS encoding DUF2957 domain-containing protein — MKRNLILAAALAAPLLSACGGGGDDTPPPLVEDRLCPASLDYSTVFTGGAGSGELAKVQLDTTKMTWQVTYVESAVPRTTGTVTPTRAGTVDSGTLTQETLLPTNKLNQCAFRLNGASLDASRPARIFVGEGVAGGTIPGKEIQFGGVLGQAAVPDTKFPYYPFIGFSSIETDITKVAGTYSHVGFGEVPSQNFAPASIDAKVTINADGSWTKCDTTGQFAGGACTQQGTNFAQSADGSGAFQSNNYQSQLKPTLSATPQGKGFMIVGKLRNQLVPILVRTGVANPNPTPDSNGVPGLTADDESSISILAPQTAIAAGSQNGEYVGVDSQFNYRTTALINNQATLLDPFQPSQASLATALDLDYTQKVPGVVTTIHTGSGSTSPTGKFIFTGGVFGFLDNAGSTPYFTIGAFVQ, encoded by the coding sequence ATGAAGCGCAACCTCATTCTGGCGGCGGCCCTTGCCGCCCCCCTTCTTTCCGCCTGCGGCGGCGGTGGCGACGACACTCCGCCCCCGCTCGTCGAAGACCGGCTCTGTCCTGCGTCGCTCGACTACAGCACCGTGTTTACGGGCGGCGCGGGCAGCGGCGAACTCGCCAAGGTCCAGCTCGACACGACCAAGATGACCTGGCAGGTCACGTATGTCGAATCGGCCGTGCCGCGCACGACCGGCACCGTCACGCCGACCCGCGCGGGCACCGTCGACAGCGGCACGCTCACGCAGGAAACGCTGCTGCCGACCAACAAGCTGAACCAGTGCGCGTTCCGCCTGAACGGCGCGAGCCTCGACGCGTCGCGTCCGGCGCGGATCTTCGTCGGCGAAGGCGTCGCGGGCGGCACGATTCCCGGCAAGGAAATCCAGTTCGGTGGCGTGCTCGGCCAGGCCGCGGTGCCCGATACGAAATTCCCGTACTACCCGTTCATCGGCTTCTCGTCGATCGAAACCGACATCACGAAGGTCGCGGGCACGTACAGCCATGTCGGCTTCGGCGAAGTGCCGTCGCAGAACTTCGCGCCCGCATCGATCGACGCGAAGGTGACGATCAACGCGGACGGCTCGTGGACCAAGTGCGACACGACCGGCCAGTTCGCCGGCGGCGCGTGCACGCAGCAGGGCACGAACTTCGCGCAGTCCGCCGACGGCAGCGGCGCGTTCCAGTCGAACAACTACCAGAGCCAGTTGAAGCCGACACTGTCGGCGACGCCGCAGGGCAAGGGCTTCATGATCGTCGGCAAGCTGCGCAACCAGCTCGTGCCGATCCTCGTGCGCACGGGCGTCGCCAACCCGAACCCGACGCCCGACAGCAACGGCGTGCCAGGCCTCACCGCCGACGACGAATCGAGCATCTCGATCCTCGCGCCGCAGACGGCCATCGCGGCCGGTTCGCAGAACGGCGAGTACGTCGGCGTCGACAGCCAGTTCAATTACCGGACCACCGCGCTGATCAACAACCAGGCCACGCTGCTCGATCCGTTCCAGCCGTCGCAGGCCTCGCTCGCGACCGCGCTCGATCTCGACTACACGCAGAAGGTGCCGGGCGTGGTCACGACGATCCACACGGGTTCGGGCAGCACGTCGCCGACCGGCAAGTTCATCTTCACGGGTGGCGTGTTCGGTTTCCTCGATAACGCGGGATCGACGCCGTATTTCACGATCGGCGCGTTCGTCCAGTAA
- a CDS encoding DUF2957 domain-containing protein yields the protein MSHALSKGVATAFAITPFLVACGGGDSGAPAPINAPQCSGSSCGTQGPPPSQPVNGSLCPANADIVKSTYLGGAGSGEIVSVNIDAVAMTYTLKWLESPIPLATGTVTPSRAGTTIAGKVIHPPTGTLPTAEQTRCAFILTPGAGTAPGGATYSTAADFNQANPPMLLVGMGVAGGGIPGATIQYDGLTIIPGLVQNVGQVPNRHFDFYPFLGFSNTTTDLSKLPGTYNALIYHLVPSGNYATKGSNSSETFDANGACTSTGSGGCQTTGNPWTANTANGGYFDSTKAPQTLPQTQLPIVGATGKSATAHMVIGQLNGATVPVIVRTGNVNLGTPPLHTDAQVDDESGIAVLGAATAVTSGAIDGGYAGADSNFKYTAALIRGSNASFINPTTQAEEDGFTLDYGQATPGLLNAKTTPPGGATYPSASGVVIATGGLYAALIQGTVNGGVTSTSANSTTSSTPYFGVGAQISK from the coding sequence ATGTCGCACGCCTTATCGAAGGGGGTGGCAACGGCCTTTGCCATTACCCCTTTCCTGGTTGCATGTGGTGGGGGGGATTCCGGCGCGCCCGCGCCGATCAATGCGCCCCAATGTTCCGGATCGAGCTGCGGCACGCAAGGGCCGCCGCCTTCGCAGCCCGTCAACGGTTCGCTGTGCCCGGCCAATGCCGACATCGTGAAGAGCACGTATCTCGGCGGCGCCGGTAGCGGCGAGATCGTCAGCGTCAACATCGACGCGGTCGCGATGACGTACACGCTCAAGTGGCTCGAGTCGCCGATTCCGCTCGCGACCGGCACGGTGACGCCAAGCCGCGCCGGCACGACGATCGCCGGCAAGGTCATCCATCCGCCGACCGGCACGCTGCCGACCGCCGAGCAGACGCGCTGCGCGTTCATCCTCACGCCGGGCGCGGGCACCGCGCCGGGCGGCGCGACTTACTCGACGGCAGCCGACTTCAACCAGGCGAACCCGCCGATGCTGCTGGTCGGCATGGGCGTCGCGGGCGGCGGCATTCCGGGTGCGACGATCCAGTACGACGGGCTGACGATCATCCCGGGCCTCGTGCAGAACGTCGGCCAGGTGCCGAACCGCCACTTCGACTTCTATCCGTTCCTCGGTTTCTCGAACACGACGACCGATCTGTCGAAGCTGCCGGGCACGTACAACGCGCTGATCTATCACCTCGTGCCGTCGGGCAACTACGCGACGAAGGGCTCGAACTCGAGCGAGACGTTCGACGCGAACGGCGCATGCACGTCGACCGGCTCGGGCGGCTGCCAGACGACCGGCAATCCGTGGACGGCGAACACCGCGAACGGCGGCTATTTCGACAGCACGAAGGCACCGCAGACGCTGCCGCAGACGCAACTGCCGATCGTCGGCGCGACCGGCAAGTCGGCGACCGCGCACATGGTGATCGGCCAGCTCAACGGTGCGACCGTGCCGGTGATCGTGCGCACGGGCAACGTGAACCTCGGCACGCCGCCGCTGCACACCGACGCGCAGGTCGACGACGAATCGGGCATCGCGGTGCTCGGCGCGGCGACGGCGGTCACGTCGGGCGCGATCGACGGCGGCTACGCGGGCGCGGACTCGAACTTCAAGTACACGGCTGCACTGATTCGCGGCAGCAACGCGTCGTTCATCAACCCGACCACGCAGGCCGAGGAAGACGGCTTCACGCTCGACTACGGCCAGGCGACGCCGGGCCTGCTGAACGCGAAGACGACGCCGCCCGGCGGCGCGACCTACCCGTCCGCGTCGGGCGTGGTGATCGCGACGGGAGGGCTGTACGCGGCGCTCATCCAGGGCACGGTGAACGGCGGCGTCACGTCGACGTCGGCGAATTCGACCACGTCGTCGACACCGTACTTCGGCGTGGGTGCGCAGATCAGCAAGTAG
- the argC gene encoding N-acetyl-gamma-glutamyl-phosphate reductase yields the protein MSTKVFVDGQEGTTGLKIFEYLSARNDIEILRIDDAKRKDVDERRRLINASDVTFLCLPDVASRESASLVENPNTTLIDASTAFRTSADWAYGLPELTRAQREKIRTSKRIAVPGCHASAFVLAMRPLVDAGIVAPTFAAHSYSITGYSGGGKSMIADYESAAPGGKLASPRPYALGLAHKHLPEMAAHTGLANPPIFTPIVGPFLKGLAVTTYFSPDQLAKRATPQDVQRVFAEYYADEAFVRVAPFNADANLDSGFFDVQANNDTNRVDLFVFGNEERFVTVARLDNLGKGASGAAIQCMNLSIGAAEDAGLTR from the coding sequence ATGAGCACCAAAGTTTTTGTCGACGGCCAGGAAGGCACGACCGGCCTCAAGATCTTCGAATACCTGTCGGCACGCAACGACATCGAGATCCTGCGCATCGATGATGCGAAGCGCAAGGACGTCGACGAGCGCCGCCGCCTGATCAACGCGTCGGACGTCACGTTCCTGTGCCTGCCGGACGTCGCCTCGCGCGAATCGGCCTCGCTCGTCGAGAACCCGAACACGACGCTGATCGACGCGAGCACCGCGTTCCGCACCAGCGCCGACTGGGCCTACGGCCTGCCCGAACTGACCCGCGCGCAGCGCGAGAAGATTCGCACGTCGAAGCGCATCGCGGTGCCGGGCTGCCACGCATCGGCCTTCGTGCTCGCGATGCGTCCGCTCGTCGACGCGGGCATCGTCGCGCCGACCTTCGCCGCGCACAGCTACTCGATCACCGGCTACAGCGGCGGCGGCAAGTCGATGATCGCCGACTACGAGAGCGCCGCGCCGGGCGGCAAGCTCGCGAGCCCGCGCCCGTATGCGCTCGGCCTCGCGCACAAGCACCTGCCGGAAATGGCCGCGCACACGGGCCTCGCGAACCCGCCGATCTTCACGCCGATCGTCGGCCCGTTCCTGAAGGGCCTGGCGGTGACGACCTACTTCTCGCCCGACCAGCTCGCGAAGCGCGCCACGCCGCAGGACGTGCAGCGCGTGTTCGCCGAGTACTACGCGGACGAAGCGTTCGTGCGCGTCGCGCCGTTCAACGCGGACGCGAACCTCGACAGCGGCTTCTTCGACGTGCAGGCGAACAACGACACGAACCGCGTCGACCTGTTCGTGTTCGGCAACGAAGAGCGCTTCGTCACGGTCGCGCGGCTCGACAACCTCGGCAAGGGCGCGTCGGGCGCCGCGATCCAGTGCATGAACCTCAGCATCGGCGCAGCCGAGGACGCGGGCCTCACACGCTGA